A stretch of Candidatus Neomarinimicrobiota bacterium DNA encodes these proteins:
- a CDS encoding glycoside hydrolase family 2 TIM barrel-domain containing protein: protein MRTKLRRLFEKVYSFSPVVLMMVVCMSGFAYAADHVATVAVVSDSTGQRIQVDGEDFMVNGMNWDYFPIGTNYSYSLWNQSDDIITAALDREMALLRGMGVNVIRQYSGIPPRWVKHIYEKYGIFTILNHSFARYGFNINGAWVPNVDYSDPDLRKGVMDEVTALVAEFQDVPGVLMWLLGNENNYGLFWKGAETEDIPEGETIESVRAHHMYSLFNEAINTIHLIDPKRPVAIANGDLLFVDIIAEEIENLDVFGSNVYRGISFRDFFQVVDEKLGVPVLFTEFGSDAFNAKDMAEDQEMQAKYLIGNWKEIYEQSSGKGRVGNAIGGLTFQFSDGWWKYGQTSNLNIHDNNASWANGGYPDDLVEGENNMNEEWFGICAKGPTDSRGLYQLYPRAAYYALQRVHALNPYDPSVDREYIKRHFAVISPVTAALQARGDKAALNSESGQKIRVSGLRVEFETFNTGGENISTPEDQVAGSTAKPGFQGFDHMQSYYITVEANPAPNVTGSVSVNYLGHVAENLIDEIYFENRGLVSTVLTQDGPLKLAGLQRVKVYNAQITWDDKLFKLEGFYRTGHYHWGYEGDFFGLYPEANYGYNIDIYNGEAPLGVEITGKRFLDGLKLAYGPELWWGANPAYLVKYQQSMGPFGITGVYHEDIDEQGAAVSSFAVPLPPTKKTTLHLETTLGGLGLELGGIWSGATKIDETFQIVEGSSGSYEVFQDTVRESDTYGGKFKVTYSSGRLNWYLQGASMGIVAAGGPTATQTFAGWHLKDTGSGNQVNIISGLTLQLGNWQIAPNILWQKPLVDPIPSDVPAPGRPRNVLADPFAVRANREMTAYEMLLTYDPTPATWMYEWNNDLVEDAPFAASIDFVLRQHATTQDASIGILADGRTTFAFPGAPPAKDIWEVNGRFVSKLSPDLGIIVNMYAGQGEPNGDDPRVVERSGADLRLVMGSMKLMTQIKMNDWGPYDYHRDYNLTYPLQLIADISTTVGKASWWDLPGTRLGINYTYRTLDQYSPRYCPTETMNDLGIMTCDPEATGFDDGKEWQIQTYLHLNIGR from the coding sequence ATGAGGACAAAACTTCGCAGGCTTTTTGAGAAAGTTTACAGTTTCTCGCCCGTTGTTTTGATGATGGTTGTTTGCATGTCAGGTTTTGCATACGCAGCAGACCACGTTGCAACTGTGGCTGTCGTTTCTGATAGCACAGGACAAAGAATTCAAGTTGATGGGGAAGATTTCATGGTCAATGGGATGAATTGGGATTATTTCCCAATTGGTACCAATTACTCATATTCACTCTGGAATCAATCGGATGACATTATCACCGCAGCGCTTGATCGAGAGATGGCACTGCTGAGGGGGATGGGCGTCAACGTCATCCGTCAGTATTCGGGGATACCTCCTCGTTGGGTTAAACACATTTATGAGAAGTATGGCATTTTCACCATTCTGAATCATTCCTTCGCCCGCTATGGTTTCAATATCAACGGAGCCTGGGTACCTAATGTTGATTATTCAGATCCCGATCTTCGTAAAGGAGTTATGGATGAGGTCACTGCTTTAGTCGCTGAATTTCAGGATGTTCCAGGTGTCCTTATGTGGTTACTGGGCAATGAGAATAACTATGGTCTCTTTTGGAAAGGGGCTGAGACAGAGGATATACCTGAAGGTGAAACCATCGAATCTGTTCGAGCCCACCATATGTACTCATTATTTAATGAGGCAATCAATACTATTCACCTAATTGATCCTAAACGTCCCGTAGCAATTGCAAATGGCGATCTGCTATTTGTCGATATCATCGCTGAAGAAATTGAAAATCTGGATGTGTTTGGGAGCAATGTTTATCGTGGTATATCCTTTAGAGATTTTTTCCAGGTTGTTGACGAGAAACTCGGTGTTCCCGTTTTATTTACCGAATTTGGCTCAGATGCATTTAATGCGAAAGACATGGCTGAAGACCAGGAAATGCAGGCAAAGTATTTAATAGGAAACTGGAAAGAGATCTATGAGCAATCCAGTGGAAAAGGTCGTGTCGGGAACGCCATTGGAGGACTCACTTTTCAATTTAGTGATGGCTGGTGGAAATATGGCCAGACATCTAATCTAAATATTCATGACAACAATGCTTCATGGGCCAACGGCGGATATCCCGACGATCTTGTAGAGGGCGAAAACAACATGAATGAGGAATGGTTTGGGATCTGCGCCAAAGGACCCACTGACTCACGTGGACTTTATCAACTCTATCCCCGGGCAGCTTATTATGCCCTTCAGCGTGTACATGCCCTCAATCCATACGATCCTAGTGTGGATAGAGAATATATCAAACGACATTTTGCGGTCATTTCTCCTGTAACTGCTGCCCTTCAAGCCCGTGGTGACAAAGCAGCTCTAAATAGCGAATCTGGTCAAAAAATAAGAGTTAGCGGGTTACGGGTTGAGTTTGAAACCTTTAATACTGGTGGTGAAAACATCAGTACACCAGAGGATCAAGTGGCAGGCAGCACTGCCAAGCCAGGTTTTCAGGGTTTTGATCATATGCAATCGTATTACATCACGGTGGAAGCAAATCCAGCACCGAATGTTACTGGAAGCGTTTCAGTAAATTATCTCGGTCATGTTGCGGAAAATCTTATTGATGAGATCTATTTTGAAAATCGAGGTCTGGTAAGTACAGTTCTCACTCAAGACGGTCCCTTGAAATTGGCCGGTCTCCAACGAGTTAAGGTTTACAATGCTCAAATTACCTGGGACGATAAATTATTTAAGCTCGAAGGTTTCTATAGAACAGGTCACTATCATTGGGGTTATGAAGGTGATTTTTTTGGTTTGTATCCGGAAGCGAATTATGGATACAATATTGACATATACAATGGTGAAGCGCCACTGGGCGTCGAGATTACCGGTAAGCGATTTCTGGATGGGCTTAAACTAGCCTATGGTCCAGAATTATGGTGGGGTGCCAATCCAGCATATTTAGTCAAGTATCAGCAATCGATGGGACCCTTCGGAATTACCGGTGTTTATCATGAGGATATTGATGAACAGGGGGCGGCAGTCAGTTCTTTTGCAGTGCCTCTTCCGCCTACTAAAAAAACTACCCTTCACCTGGAAACTACCCTGGGTGGTCTTGGGCTAGAGCTGGGGGGAATCTGGTCAGGAGCCACTAAAATTGATGAGACTTTCCAAATTGTTGAAGGTAGCTCTGGCAGCTATGAGGTTTTCCAGGATACAGTACGGGAATCAGATACTTACGGTGGAAAATTCAAAGTGACATACTCCAGTGGTCGTCTTAATTGGTATTTGCAAGGCGCTTCCATGGGCATCGTTGCTGCTGGTGGACCTACGGCGACACAAACCTTTGCAGGTTGGCATTTGAAAGATACTGGTAGTGGCAATCAAGTAAATATCATATCTGGGCTGACTCTTCAATTAGGCAATTGGCAGATTGCTCCAAATATTCTTTGGCAAAAACCTTTGGTTGATCCTATTCCCAGCGATGTACCGGCGCCTGGTCGTCCACGAAACGTGCTAGCTGATCCATTCGCAGTCCGAGCTAACCGTGAGATGACAGCTTATGAAATGCTGTTAACTTACGACCCAACACCAGCTACTTGGATGTATGAGTGGAATAATGATCTTGTTGAAGACGCTCCTTTCGCAGCGAGCATTGATTTTGTATTACGCCAGCATGCGACAACCCAGGATGCTTCAATTGGTATTTTGGCAGATGGTCGAACTACTTTTGCTTTTCCCGGGGCACCGCCAGCTAAGGATATCTGGGAAGTGAATGGACGATTTGTTTCTAAGCTTAGTCCAGACCTGGGCATTATTGTCAACATGTATGCGGGGCAAGGGGAACCCAATGGTGATGATCCACGGGTAGTAGAACGTAGCGGAGCAGATCTGCGCCTCGTCATGGGATCAATGAAGCTCATGACCCAGATAAAAATGAATGATTGGGGCCCATATGATTATCATCGTGACTACAATCTAACCTATCCATTACAACTGATTGCTGATATTTCCACCACTGTTGGAAAAGCCAGTTGGTGGGATCTGCCGGGAACACGTCTTGGTATAAATTACACTTACCGTACACTAGATCAATATTCTCCGAGATATTGCCCAACTGAAACCATGAACGATCTGGGTATCATGACTTGTGACCCTGAAGCAACGGGTTTTGATGATGGCAAAGAGTGGCAAATCCAAACCTATCTTCACTTGAATATAGGGAGGTAG
- a CDS encoding T9SS type A sorting domain-containing protein gives MKAGRILQILFVLGSLPGILLSTGTVYLVLGSDTAIWDGMSVNRYECTYNQALYTDPTENAYGVMDPAFRAQYTDSYGQALKMTWWMMAGNIFRYATNTNVPVPNIMTLYLMQKYHGNEVLQNGDELSLHYHTFKWTDYDQDGAYYWNQSLTFEECRDDFDVTLAQFLLEENVFPVSFRSGWHYMDNGWQHYLNDLLPYSLHNDWPAQRTDMEEPLDNTFDWSEAPSDFIPYRPSLENYQLDGDGPGWNVRSAPFQRVNSQGLMEAVFAQASTGVDQVACFWAHLPENDFLDNVSLMDELAHNAADLYPEVDFRYCTAIEAMQRWRGTVDTTGPMISIEEHFSGNDRYYTISSDEALFQPQPFVSAKFRDESYAVLTCTEIAENVWNTDIIPHPEELAKLGVAATDTSGNITTAFITPIPDDIYIDNADPQYLEISGNWSPQSEAAWGTDSRIAQVDTDHPIHTTWIPAIQQTAYYHIFIQVPDVASSPCPLQFVLYSGADSDTTILTAPLPAHEWIYLGTPFLEQGQDPVLELFSNLPDSVTSASIPVDVVKFSAGVRERDIRISSNMVNYGEVILDETSCRTIEISNRGLEELTIQSILSSAGHVSAELSTPFTVGSMDQIEVSLCLHPTDLGILLDTLIILNDDPMHPELQVMVTAETQYPFQVVDNEYTDHYSEGGEWYTSVAQAWGNSSRYTWLNLDASATFTLDLEFSGIYDVFEIVPNTVNSSNAALYILKVAGYAIDSVYQDQNAGSGDWVNLGRYYLPAGVPVALEVHDPGTSTVGSVLRADAIKFQMIEPVAVDEDHYTRQTPDEFRLNQNYPNPFNPVTTISYSLVEQTPVELTVFDIRGQQIIQLLDESKPPGNYKVQWNGLDRSGNPISTGVYFCRLQAGSFSQTIKMVVLQ, from the coding sequence ATGAAAGCTGGAAGAATTTTACAAATCCTATTCGTACTTGGATCATTACCAGGGATTTTATTGTCAACGGGAACCGTTTATCTCGTTCTGGGTTCAGATACGGCGATCTGGGATGGCATGTCGGTGAACCGCTATGAATGCACTTACAATCAAGCGCTCTATACCGATCCAACAGAGAATGCCTATGGGGTTATGGATCCCGCTTTCCGGGCTCAATATACTGATTCCTATGGACAAGCCCTCAAAATGACCTGGTGGATGATGGCAGGAAACATCTTTCGCTATGCCACCAATACCAATGTTCCCGTGCCCAATATCATGACCCTCTATCTCATGCAGAAATATCATGGAAATGAGGTGCTCCAAAACGGCGATGAGCTGAGTCTTCACTATCATACCTTCAAATGGACCGATTATGATCAGGATGGAGCCTATTACTGGAACCAATCTCTGACTTTTGAGGAGTGCCGGGACGATTTTGATGTGACCCTCGCGCAGTTCCTCCTGGAAGAGAATGTTTTCCCAGTATCCTTCCGAAGTGGTTGGCATTACATGGATAATGGTTGGCAGCATTATCTGAATGATCTCTTGCCTTATAGCCTGCACAATGACTGGCCTGCTCAGCGTACCGATATGGAGGAGCCATTGGACAATACTTTCGACTGGTCAGAAGCTCCCTCTGATTTTATACCCTACCGACCCTCGCTGGAAAATTATCAATTGGATGGGGATGGTCCCGGCTGGAATGTCCGTTCAGCCCCCTTTCAGAGGGTTAATTCTCAGGGATTAATGGAAGCTGTTTTTGCCCAGGCCAGTACCGGAGTGGATCAGGTCGCTTGTTTTTGGGCACATCTCCCGGAAAATGACTTTCTGGATAATGTTAGTCTTATGGATGAACTAGCCCATAATGCGGCTGACCTGTACCCTGAAGTCGATTTCCGTTACTGTACGGCTATTGAAGCAATGCAGCGCTGGCGGGGAACGGTAGATACAACAGGTCCTATGATCAGTATTGAAGAGCATTTCTCAGGAAATGACCGCTACTATACCATTTCCAGCGATGAAGCTCTTTTTCAACCCCAACCCTTTGTGTCAGCCAAATTCAGGGATGAAAGCTATGCTGTGTTGACTTGCACGGAAATTGCTGAGAATGTTTGGAATACTGACATTATTCCCCATCCTGAGGAATTGGCAAAACTCGGCGTTGCTGCCACAGATACTTCAGGGAATATCACAACTGCTTTTATAACACCCATTCCAGACGATATCTACATTGATAATGCAGATCCGCAATACCTGGAAATAAGCGGGAATTGGAGTCCTCAGAGTGAAGCAGCCTGGGGCACTGACTCTCGCATCGCTCAAGTGGACACAGATCATCCCATACACACTACCTGGATTCCGGCGATACAGCAGACCGCTTATTATCATATCTTTATCCAGGTTCCTGATGTTGCCTCGTCGCCTTGTCCGCTACAGTTTGTATTGTATTCGGGCGCAGATAGTGATACAACTATCTTAACAGCGCCTTTACCAGCTCACGAGTGGATCTATCTGGGAACCCCATTTCTGGAGCAGGGTCAGGATCCAGTCCTGGAACTATTCAGCAACCTGCCGGATTCTGTGACCTCGGCCAGCATACCAGTGGATGTGGTTAAATTTTCAGCCGGGGTGAGGGAGCGGGATATTCGGATTTCCAGCAATATGGTGAATTATGGTGAAGTGATCCTGGATGAAACCAGTTGCCGGACTATTGAGATCAGCAATCGGGGACTGGAGGAACTTACCATTCAGAGTATTCTGAGTAGTGCAGGTCATGTTAGCGCCGAATTGTCGACCCCCTTTACAGTAGGCAGCATGGATCAGATCGAAGTGTCACTCTGTCTCCATCCAACTGATCTAGGCATACTCTTGGATACGCTTATCATATTGAATGATGATCCCATGCATCCTGAACTCCAGGTAATGGTCACTGCAGAAACCCAATATCCCTTTCAGGTTGTAGATAATGAGTATACTGATCACTACAGCGAGGGCGGGGAATGGTACACCAGTGTGGCTCAGGCCTGGGGAAATTCCAGTCGCTACACCTGGTTGAATCTAGATGCCTCAGCAACGTTTACCTTAGATCTGGAATTTTCCGGAATCTACGATGTTTTTGAGATCGTTCCAAATACGGTTAATTCAAGTAACGCTGCTTTATATATTTTAAAAGTGGCGGGCTATGCCATTGATTCGGTGTATCAGGATCAAAATGCCGGGAGTGGTGATTGGGTGAATCTCGGACGCTATTATCTGCCGGCAGGAGTACCTGTCGCGTTGGAGGTTCACGATCCGGGAACCAGCACTGTGGGATCGGTTCTGCGGGCGGATGCGATCAAGTTCCAGATGATCGAACCGGTGGCTGTTGATGAAGATCATTATACTCGGCAGACTCCAGATGAGTTTAGGTTGAATCAGAATTATCCTAATCCTTTCAATCCGGTCACTACTATCAGCTATAGTCTGGTTGAGCAAACTCCGGTTGAACTTACCGTGTTTGATATTAGAGGTCAGCAGATCATACAGCTGTTGGATGAATCAAAACCGCCTGGTAATTATAAAGTGCAGTGGAACGGTTTGGACCGATCAGGTAATCCGATCAGTACTGGCGTGTATTTCTGTCGTCTTCAAGCTGGATCATTTAGTCAAACCATAAAAATGGTGGTTCTCCAATGA
- a CDS encoding NAD-dependent succinate-semialdehyde dehydrogenase yields the protein MRAVNPATGQLIKEYQNHSAEAVNTIIDQTHRTWQSWKTTDFNHRRKLMHRAAQVLRDNLEEYATLMTLEMGKVITGARAEVEKCAWVCDYYAEHAESFLKDEMVETTASKSFISYEPIGIVLAVMPWNFPFWQVFRFAAPALMAGNAGVLKHASNVPGCALAIEAVFRKAGFPEHLFRTLMIPASEVEPVIINQYVQAVTLTGSETAGSQVAAIAGRELKKTVLELGGSDPYIVLEDANIDVCVSVAAEARMINTGQSCIAAKRFIVVESMAAEFEAKQAAIMTDMTLGDPLDEKTRVGPMARLDLRDELHTQVTSTLEKGGRLVTGGKPVAGAGAYYEPTVVADVKRGMSLYHEETFGPVSAIIPVHDAEEAIEVANDSDFGLGGSIWTQDIKQGEALARRIESGAVFVNGMTMSDPRLPFGGVKRSGYGRELSYFGIREFMNIKSIWIA from the coding sequence ATGCGCGCCGTTAATCCTGCGACCGGTCAACTGATCAAAGAATATCAGAATCATTCTGCTGAAGCGGTCAACACGATCATCGATCAGACCCACCGGACCTGGCAGTCCTGGAAGACAACAGATTTCAATCACCGGCGAAAGCTCATGCATCGGGCTGCTCAGGTCTTACGCGACAACCTGGAAGAATACGCCACCCTCATGACCCTGGAAATGGGCAAGGTCATCACCGGTGCTCGGGCCGAAGTTGAGAAATGCGCCTGGGTGTGCGACTATTATGCCGAACATGCAGAAAGCTTCCTCAAAGATGAAATGGTGGAGACCACAGCCTCAAAGAGCTTTATCAGCTACGAACCCATTGGAATTGTTCTGGCAGTCATGCCCTGGAATTTTCCTTTCTGGCAGGTCTTTCGCTTTGCTGCCCCAGCCCTCATGGCCGGTAATGCCGGCGTCCTTAAACATGCTTCCAATGTCCCTGGTTGCGCTCTGGCCATTGAAGCCGTCTTTCGGAAGGCCGGTTTCCCCGAGCATCTCTTCAGAACCCTGATGATCCCGGCCAGCGAAGTCGAGCCGGTGATAATCAATCAATATGTTCAGGCAGTGACCCTCACGGGCAGCGAAACTGCTGGAAGTCAAGTTGCTGCCATTGCAGGACGCGAACTTAAGAAAACTGTCCTGGAGCTGGGTGGTTCAGATCCGTATATCGTACTGGAGGATGCCAACATTGATGTTTGTGTAAGTGTAGCTGCTGAAGCAAGGATGATCAATACAGGTCAAAGTTGTATTGCGGCAAAACGCTTTATCGTTGTTGAGTCCATGGCGGCGGAATTTGAAGCTAAACAAGCAGCCATCATGACCGACATGACCCTTGGTGATCCCCTGGATGAGAAAACCAGGGTAGGCCCCATGGCGCGCCTTGATCTCAGAGATGAACTCCACACCCAGGTGACATCTACTCTTGAAAAGGGCGGACGATTGGTTACTGGCGGGAAACCGGTTGCAGGCGCCGGTGCATACTATGAACCCACGGTTGTGGCCGATGTAAAACGGGGTATGAGTCTCTACCATGAGGAGACTTTCGGACCTGTTTCAGCCATTATCCCAGTGCACGATGCTGAGGAAGCGATTGAAGTAGCCAATGATTCTGATTTTGGTCTGGGTGGATCGATCTGGACCCAGGATATCAAACAGGGCGAAGCGCTGGCCAGACGCATTGAGAGCGGAGCCGTCTTTGTCAATGGCATGACCATGTCAGACCCCCGCTTACCTTTTGGTGGCGTAAAACGTTCCGGCTATGGTCGTGAGTTATCCTATTTCGGGATCCGCGAATTCATGAATATCAAGTCGATCTGGATCGCTTGA
- a CDS encoding cold shock domain-containing protein produces MAEELVNGVVKWFNDAKGYGFIQQEDGPDVFVHYRAINGSGHQTLKEGQNVTLNVTQGEKGPQAENVTAV; encoded by the coding sequence ATGGCTGAAGAATTAGTCAACGGTGTAGTCAAATGGTTTAACGATGCAAAAGGCTACGGATTTATCCAACAGGAAGACGGACCGGATGTGTTTGTTCACTATCGTGCGATCAATGGTTCCGGACACCAAACATTGAAAGAGGGACAGAACGTTACTCTTAATGTCACACAGGGCGAAAAAGGTCCTCAGGCTGAGAACGTTACTGCCGTCTAA
- a CDS encoding ROK family transcriptional regulator — MKAPSKNPDRTTRAGYVQSDSLGRRVTDKWEARPLADSVLHLIWRKHQISRAEIARQIGLSRSTVTEVIKDLLQSGFIKEVGIGVSSGGRRPIVLEFQNNTRVILGVDIGATHVSVSLIDLSGQVLAFEKRSYSVRTDPEGTRNLVFQICDSCLAQEKNGKKRLLCIGVALPSPVDPDHPEWISEVVIPAWRGRSELELIHRHYNVPVFVDNDANLGALAEYRWGAGRGVEDLTYVKIAYGLGAGFILNGEIYRGSAGIAGEMGHVSVDTNGAECVCGLKGCLVTKVGGLALETRVQELKVKFPKSKLVSSKPSLESIDQAVSEGDELALQLYEESAEYLSIAITSWINMMNPGRVILGGEMSQLLTMLQKRSQEMIRECSLVGTVATTEIRTGKLGIEAESVGAATLALDEVFAEPGFYRSKPDNDEQSNRNDG, encoded by the coding sequence ATGAAAGCGCCTAGCAAAAACCCAGATAGAACTACCCGGGCGGGTTATGTTCAATCTGATTCCCTGGGTCGACGAGTTACTGATAAATGGGAAGCTCGCCCCTTAGCTGATTCAGTCCTCCATCTGATCTGGCGTAAGCATCAGATATCCAGGGCTGAGATTGCTAGGCAAATAGGATTGTCTCGTTCAACGGTTACGGAGGTCATAAAAGACCTACTCCAGTCAGGCTTTATAAAAGAAGTGGGGATTGGTGTCTCCAGCGGGGGACGCAGGCCTATCGTTCTCGAATTCCAAAATAATACACGGGTTATTCTAGGTGTAGATATTGGTGCTACCCATGTTTCCGTCTCTCTCATTGATCTGAGCGGGCAAGTATTAGCATTCGAAAAGCGTAGTTATTCTGTGAGAACAGATCCTGAAGGTACTCGTAATCTCGTATTCCAAATCTGTGATTCCTGTCTCGCCCAGGAAAAAAACGGTAAGAAGCGGCTTCTCTGCATCGGAGTTGCCCTACCCAGTCCCGTGGATCCGGACCACCCGGAATGGATTTCAGAGGTTGTCATCCCGGCCTGGCGTGGTCGTAGTGAACTTGAGCTTATACATCGGCACTACAATGTTCCTGTATTTGTAGACAATGATGCAAACCTCGGTGCATTGGCAGAGTACCGCTGGGGAGCCGGTCGTGGTGTTGAGGATTTGACCTATGTCAAGATCGCTTATGGTCTTGGAGCTGGATTTATCCTCAATGGTGAGATTTATCGCGGTTCCGCAGGAATCGCTGGAGAAATGGGCCATGTCTCAGTGGACACAAACGGTGCTGAATGTGTTTGTGGGCTGAAAGGGTGTCTTGTCACTAAGGTTGGTGGTCTTGCCCTGGAAACACGAGTGCAAGAGTTAAAGGTAAAATTTCCAAAGAGCAAATTAGTTAGCAGTAAACCATCTCTGGAAAGCATTGACCAGGCAGTCAGCGAAGGTGATGAATTAGCGCTCCAGCTTTATGAAGAATCTGCTGAGTACTTAAGCATTGCTATCACTAGCTGGATCAATATGATGAATCCTGGTAGGGTCATTCTGGGCGGTGAAATGAGCCAATTGCTCACCATGCTGCAGAAACGGTCGCAAGAAATGATTAGAGAATGTTCGCTGGTCGGTACAGTAGCAACCACAGAGATAAGAACCGGAAAATTGGGCATAGAGGCTGAGAGTGTTGGTGCTGCCACCCTAGCTCTGGATGAAGTTTTTGCCGAACCCGGTTTCTATCGCAGCAAACCGGACAATGATGAACAAAGCAACAGGAATGATGGCTGA
- a CDS encoding amino acid permease yields the protein MNQRIAADNSSDFGDSTEYKRDLGLIEAISIVIGRIIGSGIFRTPAPIMALVGCTGLFGLVWVLGGFVTIFGAVVYAELAAMMPRSGGPYVYLKMAYHPFWAFLRGWAMFFVSETASIAAVALIFGEYLKALWIIAFGNPFGQLALYLIALATIWLLTIVNLFGVQLSGKIQNLFGAIKVVAIGGIIGVSFTSWSTGSFGNFVNPLFPEDFNGSTFLAVGAALRYAFFAFSGWEGATYIAEEVKNPRRNLPLSLFIGIAGVMVLYLGANAAYLFQLPPATIAESKWVATEAMKVALGATGGILISVAVMLNTFGNVSTQILCKARAWQAMARDGMFFKNFAKLSKKYKTPNNALIGQSLWATVLLTFAVSAANSYETIIDFFSATSAVFNLMVFAAIFVLRKKYPDVHRPYKAWLYPWSLIIVFVIYATFFVITLMTTLIPSLIGLGLTATGSIYYYFFIYKRGVVKNI from the coding sequence ATGAACCAAAGAATAGCGGCTGATAACTCGAGTGATTTTGGAGATTCTACTGAGTACAAACGTGACCTGGGTTTAATTGAAGCAATCTCCATTGTTATCGGTCGCATTATTGGATCTGGAATTTTCAGGACCCCCGCTCCTATCATGGCCCTGGTTGGTTGTACCGGACTCTTTGGTCTGGTTTGGGTGCTCGGTGGCTTTGTAACCATTTTTGGAGCCGTGGTCTATGCCGAGCTGGCAGCCATGATGCCTCGCTCCGGCGGTCCCTACGTCTATCTCAAGATGGCCTATCACCCCTTCTGGGCTTTCCTCAGGGGCTGGGCCATGTTCTTTGTATCCGAGACCGCGTCCATCGCTGCTGTGGCTTTGATCTTTGGAGAATACTTGAAAGCCCTGTGGATCATCGCATTTGGAAATCCATTTGGTCAGCTCGCGCTCTACCTGATCGCTCTGGCCACAATCTGGCTGCTTACTATCGTCAACTTATTTGGAGTGCAACTCAGTGGTAAGATCCAAAATTTATTTGGCGCAATTAAGGTCGTTGCCATTGGTGGTATCATTGGTGTTAGTTTCACCAGTTGGTCAACTGGATCGTTTGGAAATTTTGTTAACCCCCTCTTCCCTGAAGATTTTAATGGTTCCACTTTCCTGGCCGTTGGTGCTGCTTTGCGTTATGCCTTTTTTGCTTTCAGCGGTTGGGAAGGTGCCACCTACATTGCCGAAGAAGTTAAGAATCCCCGGCGTAACCTGCCTTTATCCCTCTTCATTGGAATTGCTGGTGTAATGGTGCTCTATCTCGGTGCAAATGCAGCTTATCTTTTTCAATTGCCTCCAGCTACCATTGCAGAGTCAAAATGGGTTGCCACGGAAGCCATGAAAGTCGCCCTGGGCGCAACCGGGGGAATTTTGATCTCAGTAGCAGTCATGCTCAACACTTTTGGTAATGTGAGTACACAGATACTCTGCAAGGCCCGCGCCTGGCAAGCCATGGCCAGAGATGGAATGTTCTTTAAGAATTTTGCTAAACTCAGCAAAAAATATAAAACCCCCAATAATGCATTGATCGGCCAAAGTCTCTGGGCCACCGTATTATTGACTTTTGCTGTTTCAGCCGCAAATTCGTATGAGACCATCATTGATTTTTTCTCTGCAACAAGTGCTGTCTTCAATCTAATGGTCTTTGCAGCGATCTTTGTCCTGCGAAAAAAATATCCTGATGTTCATCGACCCTACAAAGCGTGGCTGTATCCCTGGAGCTTGATCATTGTCTTTGTGATCTATGCAACTTTCTTTGTGATCACGCTTATGACCACTTTGATCCCATCTTTAATTGGTTTGGGACTCACAGCAACCGGCTCTATCTATTACTATTTCTTTATCTATAAACGCGGTGTTGTGAAAAATATTTGA